The following nucleotide sequence is from Mesobacillus jeotgali.
ATAATGGATGGAATGCCTGCTGAAGGCAAGCTTATGCCTGGCGATCTAGTTTTCAAGGTAGATGGTAATGAATTTGAATCATCTGATGAATTCATTGAATATGTTAGTTCAAAAAAGCCAGGGGATAAGGTCGAGCTCTCATATAAACGGAATGGGAAGACGAATTCAGTGGAAATTCCACTAAAGGCACTGGATGATGGCAGCAATCGACCGGTAGTAGGGATCCAGCTTGTGGATGACAAAGAGATCGACGTTGAGCCTGATGTAACAGTACAATCGGAGGAAATCGGCGGACCATCGGCTGGACTTATGTTTTCTTTGGAAATCTACAACCAATTGACCGAGGAAGATTTGACAAAAGGGTATGAAATAGCTGGTACAGGCACAATGAGTCCCGACGGAACGGTAGGTAGAATCGGGGGAATCCAGCAGAAAGTAGTAGCTGCGGATAAGGCAGGTGCGGAAATCTTCTTTGCTCCGTTTGAAAAAGGTGCAAAGGGATCGAACTATGAAGAAGCACTTATAGCGGCTAAAGATATTGGTACGAAAATGAAAATAGTTCCTGTGGATACTTTTGATGAAGCTGTATCGTATCTGGAAAATTTAAAAGAAAAATCAAGCTGAAGCTAGCTTGATTTTTTTTATCTTATAGATTTAATTAAGGTTCATCGACGGCTATCTTTCAACATGATTGGGGGCCGGCTGAATTCTTCCGTAAGCAGCTGTTCCTGGCCATGATCCTTCTGGCCAAGAGCATAAATCCTTGATGCTTTGATATCGAGTTCGATGTCAGGGTCAGAAAAGGCAGATAGTTTTGAAACAAGCGGCAGACTGAAATCCTTCTTTTTGGAATTCAGGTAGGAACGGCCTTTTTCCGTAGCACCTAATAACCTTAAATAACTCACTGTTTTTTCGCTCGTTTTCATGGTGTCTTTGCGTGTATTCGTTAAAATATGCAGGCATACTCTCTGCAGCCTTGTCCATGTATATCGCTTGGTTTTGATTGATTCCATGAATTGCTGAAAAGAGCGAGAGGCAGATGCTGCGGCAAGCAATCTATTCTCCAGTCCTTCTTCGACTTCATAGAACTCCGTTAATTCTGCTGGATTGCTTTGGGTCAGTTTATATTTTAATAAAGGCCAGTAATTTTCCCAGGAATGAAAACTGCCATATTGATCTCTGTAGTTTATTAGCTGAGCATAGGTTGTTTCCGGTACGTATTGCTTGATTGTTTCAATCTCTCCTGCCGATCCAAATAAAGCTTTACGTATGCTTGTCGCGCTGGCTATTGTGGCTGATGCGAAATGCTCGTCATGATAGCCGGCATTCTTCCTGGTGATCGTTTCCGCTTTCATTGAGCTTTTTTGCCTGATGATCGCCTGTATGTAATGAAGTCCGAGAATGTTATTCGGCTTTGAAATATCGATGAAGCTTTCAGATGGAGCAAGCGATTGGAAGCTAAGAGCGATTGATTTAGGGTAACTATGGCCTTCCCCAGTATAAAATTTTATTTTACTCTGGAATTCCTCATTGTTTTCCTCAAGAAAGGCAACCGTATTAGTGAATGCTTCCAAATCACCGGATTCGCTGCCGAAACAAAGAGTATCGCAACCAGCAGCGGAAAGAATCGAAACAGCTCCTTCTGCAAAAGTTTCTGCATGCTGTGTCGCAAAACGGTAAGGAAGTTCAAAGACGATATCAACGCCTGCTTCAAGAGCCATCTTTGTCCTTGCCCATTTCGAGACAAGGGCCGGTTCACCGCGCTGAAGGAAATTTCCGCTCATCGCCGCAATCGAAAGATCTGCATCAGTTTGTTCCTTCGCCTGTTGCAGGTGGAATAAATGGCCATTATGGAAAGGATTATACTCAACAACAACGCCAACTGCTTTCATTCTGGCACTCCTTCATGTTAAGATTGATATTGCATTGTCTTGAAGTTTAATTTAAAGTATGTATGTAAATTATAGTGTAAAGAAAAAATATTGACAAATGATTATACGAAGGGCTATAATTACCTTTGTTGCCTTGGGGTGATTCTATGAAATGGACAATAAGTCAGATACAAAAACATCGAAACAAGGACTTTCTGATTGACGAGTTTGTCCGAATGGACTCGATTAAGGAAACAGATCCGACAATCCGTGAGGTATCTCCCATCCATCTAACTGGAAGGGCAGATATCAGTGCCACAAGAGTGACATTCCATGTACGGATTGATGGCCACCTGATCCTGCCTTGTTCACGGACACTGGTTGATGTAAAACATCCAATTGATGTGGAAACTACTGAAACTTTCATGTTAAACAGCCACGACTATGAGGCTGATGAGGAAGTTCATCAAGTAACAGGCGATGTCCTTGACCTTGAACCAATCATCAGGGAAATCTTGCTAGTGGAAGTTCCATTGCAAGTATACTGTGATGATAGCGCTGGACAAGAAGGCGCACCCCAGTCAGGTAAGGATTGGGAAGTAATCGAGGAACAGGAGAAATCCGAAAAACTTGATCCCCGACTTGCCGGGCTTGCAAAATTCTTTGAGGATTCTAAGGATTCCTCTGACTAATTGATTAAAAAAGAGCGTGGAGGTCCAGAAAAGGACTGGCCTTCATAAACTTTCTTATTCCTTTTAAGGAGGTGGGAAGAATGGCTGTACCATTTAGAAGAACGTCTAAAACTGCGAAAAGAAAACGCCGTACTCATTTTAAATTACAAGTTCCGGGTATGGTAGCATGCCCTAACTGCGGTGAAATGAAACTTGCTCACCGTGTGTGCAAAGCTTGCGGAACATACAAAGGGAAAGAAGTTGTAAACGACTAATTTTCTCGTGAAAAAGCACAGGATGCAACTGCATCCCTGTGCTTTTTTTCGTTTAAGCGGACTTGAAAAAATCATCTGCCTGCAAGAAGTGGGACATTGGCGCACGAGTCCTGCTTTAATTCATACTCCAAGCACTTTTTATATGTACTGAATATTGATAAAATTTAGTGGACGAGAATATTAGGAGGAGCACAATGGATCCATACATAATTTCTAAAGAAAAAGATGGAGTACTGCTATTTACAATCAACAGGCCTGACAGGAGAAATGCCATCGACTATGATGTGATGAACGGACTGGAAAAAGCAATCGAGCTCGCTGCTGGAAACGATGTTAAAGTATTTGCTATTACGGGGGCAGGCGGCCAGGCATTTTGTTCTGGAGGCGATTTATCAGCCTTTCATCGTTTAAAAACAGAGTCGCAGGCGTATGGGATGCTTTCAAGGATGGCTAGTATTTTATACAAGCTGCTTGTCCTTCCAAAACCGACTATTGCCATTCTGAATGGTTCTGCTGTAGGAGGAGGGTGCGAAATTGCTTCAGCATGCGACTTCAGGATTGGAAGAGAAGGGATGAAAGCGGGCTTTGTCCAGGGAAACCTAGCCATTACGACTGGCTGGGGAGGAGGCTCGATCCTCTTGGAGAAACTTCCACAGAATATCGCGATGAAAATGCTGCTTGATGCGAAAATATATACTGCAGAAGAACTCGTGGAAATTGGATTCATCCACCATATTTATAAAGAACATCCGACAGATGCCTGTCTCTCATTTATGGAAGGCAGCTTGAATAAAGAGACAACTGTTTTAGAAGCCTATAAAACTTTAATGAATAAAAAATGGGAGCTCTTATCAATGAGAGAAAGGATGGAAGAGGAAGCTGCGAGATGTGCTGTATTGTGGGAACAGGAAGTCCATCACGATAAAGTGGACGAATTCATGAGTAAAAAAAATAAAAATAATTAGCAGGGTATTAGGTGATATCAGTCTATCTTTCCTATTAGATGCATATGAATGAATAAAAAACAATAGGAGGGATTTATTGATGCCATTAACCCGTCAAGATGCCTGGTCACAGGATGAAGACTTATTGCTGGCTGAAGTAGTATTGCGGAATATCCGAGAAGGCGGTACCCAATTAAAGGCATTTGATGAAGTAGGGAAACAGCTTTCGAGGACTGCAGCAGCTTGCGGTTTCCGCTGGAATTCATATGTAAGAAAGCAATATAAATCAGGTATTGAGCTTGCAAAAAAACAGCGGAAGGAAGCGAAAAAACAGGGAAAGACACAGGAGAGAGCAGAGGAGCCTGCGGCACCAGTGAGCGTAGCGCCAAGCATCCCTTCAGAACAAGAGGAACAGCAATCCAGCCTTAGCATTGAAGCGGTAAAACAATACCTCGATGACCTCTATGAAAAAGCGGCAGCTGCTAACAGCCAGGATGTGCAAAAAGATCAAATCCGCGGGCTTGAAAAGCAAATCTATTACTTGTCTGCGGAAAATGAAAAATTGGAAACACAATTGCGTTCTATGGAAGAAGACTATCGGGCCTTAATTGACATCATGGAGCGAGCAAAAAAAAGAGTAGGCCCTAAAAGTGAAGACCAACAACAAAGAATGAATTTCCAGGTTGAGGGTAAAGGAAATATGGAAAAAGTAGAAAAATAGGCAATAAAACGTGCGCCTGCCGGTCATGGCAGGCGCTATTATTGTACGATTCGATTTTAGAAAAAATAAATATCTGCTCCTGCGAATATCGCAGTTATAAAGTGAGATTATTGAAGCTGTTCAGTTACACCAGCTGGGTACCAGACAAGCGGGTTCTCTCCACGGTCCCTCTCTACATCATAATGGACTGGAGTAAAGTCCATCTTTTCCCAGAAGTCCTGTGATTTTACCCGAGGATTCGTTTTGATCGGAAGGCCAAAACCCTTCGCGAATTCAACGAGTGCTTTGCCATATCCCTTGCCCTGGTAATTTGGAAGTACCTCTAACTTCCAAAGCTCCAGATAATCCTGGGGAGGCTCGAAATAGCGGTCAAACTGTTTCTTGACCTGGTAAAGGCTCATGCGGGCAACAAGCTTGTCACCGAAATAGATTCCGTAGAACGGAGAATCGCTATCATTTTCCACAATGTTTGCTTCCAAATCCTCAAGCATTGAGAGCTCCTGATGGCCATACTCTTTGAACTTCTTGAATTCTTCTAATGTCTTATAATTGATTTTCAGTTTTTCCACTTTATTCACCATAAAACAATCCCCCAATCAAGCCGCCAATAATTCATTGTATACTGCTCTTAACGAAAGTTTGCTCATCCATAGCCGGATGATAAAAATCTGAACCTTGATTTTTATGAATCTTTCAAGGCTGAGGACAGATTCAATGACATCATGCTTTCGAAAGCAGCAATATATATATACCCGAAATGTGGCATATTTAAAGGCAGCTGAATATTTTTGTTTTTTATAGCCTATTTTTATTATATTATAAAAACATGAAAAATTCTGCATTTGAATTTTAGAAAGCGGTTCCAATTTTTGCAGGAAGTATACAGAATATTGTAGAATTTTATATAGTGAGCGTATTTTTTTACGGGAAAGGGGAAATAGCGTGCAAAAAATACTAATTGCAAACAGAGGGGAAATTGCGCTTCGCATCATCCGAACGTGCCGCGAGCTTGGTGTAAAAACAGTGGCTGTCTATTCTGATGCTGATAAAGAGTTGCCTTTTGTTAAAGAAGCTGACAGCGCTTACCGGATTGGCGAGCCGCCTGTTCAAAAATCATATCTCAATGCAGAAGAAATCTTAAGAATCGCAAAGGAAGAAAATGTCGACGGCATTCATCCTGGTTATGGCTTTTTATCAGAAAATGCAGAGTTTGCCCGTAAGGTGGAGAAAGCTGGCTTGGCTTTCATTGGTCCGGCTCCTGATACGATTGAAAAAATGGGTGATAAAATAGTCGCCAGATCGACGATGGAAGCAGCTGGTGTTCCAGTTGTGCCGGGCAGTGACCAGGGACTGAAGACACTGGAGGATGCTGTTAGGCTTGCCGAGAAAATAGGCTACCCAGTTATGCTGAAGGCTAGCGGCGGCGGGGGCGGCATTGGCATGGTGCTCTGTGAAAATGAGCAAGCGCTCGTTAAGAATTATGATTCAACGAAGGGCAGGGCAAAGGCTTACTTTGGGTCCGATGAAGTATTCATTGAAAAATACATCAAAAATGCCCGTCATGTCGAGGTGCAAATTTTTGGCGATACACATGGCAACCATGTACATATGTTTGAACGTGATTGCTCTGTACAGCGCCGCCATCAAAAGGTGATTGAGGAGGCTCCTTCGCCATTCCTGAAAGAAGAAGCGAGACAAAAGATGTATGAGACAGCAGTTAAAGCTGCTAAGGCTATGGACTATGTCAACGCAGGAACGGTGGAATTCATTGTCGATGAGAACGAGAACTTCTATTTCCTTGAAATGAACACCAGACTGCAGGTTGAACATCCAGTCACAGAAACGATTACAGGCCTGGACCTTGTTAAGTGGCAAATCCTCGTTGCCCGCGGTGAAAAACTGCCTCTGCTTCAGGATGAGATCATAAAGAATGGTTGGGCGATTGAATTCCGATTATATGCGGAAGACCCTGTAAGGTTCCTGCCTTCACCTGGCAAGATCAGTGAGTTTTCATGGCTTGAGGCAGAAGGCGTTCGAGTTGATTCTGGATATGAATCCGGTTCGACTGTAACCCCTTTTTATGATCCTATGGTTGCCAAATGCATCGTAGGAGGCAGTACCAGGGAAGAAGCAATACAGCTTGCACAGGAATTTTTTAAGACGCTGAAACTCGAAGGCATTAAATCCAATGCCCCTTTGTTTGCGGAGATATTAAGTGAAGAAGGCTTCAAATCTGGCAATTATACAACAGCCTATTTAACAGATAGAAAAATGGCATCTAAATAGAGGAGGAAAAGACATGAAAGAAATTACAGCAAATATGGCAGGTACAGTTCTTAATGTGATGGTAGCAGCAGGAGATACGGTATCAGAGGGGCAGGAAGTCCTAATGCTTGAATCAATGAAGATGGAAATCCCTGTTGAAAGCCAGGGTGCAGGAACCGTTGCGGAAGTTAAGGTGAACATTGGAGACTTTGTTAACGAAGGCGATATCCTGCTTGTATTAGAATAATAGATTTTAAGGAGGAGTAGAATGACTACGGCAAAGACATTAACTGATTCATTGCAGGAAAAAGTCCAACAAATCGAGGTTGGCGGACAACCGAAGTATCATGAAAAGCTGGCTGAGCAAAATAAATTATTTGTGCGTGAGCGTTTGAATCTATTATTTGACGAGGGAGTCTATGAGGAAGATGGCAAATTCGCCAATTTCCAGGCAGGCGACCTGCCGGCAGATGGTGTTGTAACGGCTATCGGAAAAATCGGCGGGCAAACAGTCTGTGTCATGGCGAACGATTCAACAGTAAAAGCGGGTTCATGGGGAGCAAGGACCGTTGAGAAGATCATCAGAATCCAGGAAACAGCTGAAAAACTAAAGGTGCCTTTATTGTATCTGGTTGATTCAGCAGGGGCCAGAATTACGGACCAGCTTGATATGTTCCCTAATCGAAGGGGAGCAGGCAAGATCTTTTACAATCAGGTGAAATTGTCTGGAGTAATCCCGCAGATCTGCCTTCTTTTCGGGCCTTCTGCAGCAGGCGGAGCATATATTCCGGCTTTCTGCGATATCGTGATCATGGTTGACCAGAATGCTTCGATGTATCTGGGGTCACCGAGGATGGCGGAAAAGGTAATCGGCGAAAAGGTAACGCTTGAGGAAATGGGTGGCGCCCGAATGCATTGCTCTGTCAGTGGTGTAGGCGATATGCTCGTATACAGCGAGGAAGAAGCCATTGAATCAGCGAAGCGCTATTTAAGCTATTTCCCTGCAAATTTCCAGTCGAAGACAGCTTTGGTCGAAGGAGTGGCTCCTAAGGCCGGAAGAAGCCTTGAGGAGATTGTACCAGTGAACCAAAACGCTCCATTTGACATGTATGAAGGCATTGATGCGCTGATCGACGAAGGAAGTTTCTTTGAAATCAAAAAGCTGTTTGCTCCTGAAATTATCACAGGGCTTGCTCGTATAGATGGAAGGGCAGTTGGAATCATTGCCAACCAGCCGAAGGTGAAGGGCGGAGTATTATTCGTGGACTCTGCCGATAAGGCTGCTAAATTCATCACGCTTTGTGATGCCTTCCATATCCCATTGCTATTCCTTGCTGACGTACCAGGATTCATGATTGGAACGAAAGTGGAGAGAGCCGGGATCATCCGCCATGGTGCGAAGCTGATTGCTGCGATGAGTTCAGCTACTGTACCGAAAATTTCTGTAGTTGTCCGTAAGGCATATGGAGCAGGCCTTTACGCGATGGCAGGACCAGCATTTGAGCCGGATTGCTGCATCGCCCTGCCGACTGCCCAAATCGCGGTAATGGGTCCGGAAGCTGCTGTCAATGCAGTCTACTCCAATAAAATTAATCAGATTGAAGACCCTAAAGAAAAAATTGCGTTTGTCCAGGAAAAACACCAGGAATATAAAGAAAGCATCGACATCTATAAGCTAGCCTCTGAGTTGATCGTGGACGACATCGTTGCAGCCAACGACCTGAGGAATGCACTGATCGATCGCTTCAAACTATACGAAACAAAAGATATGGAATTCAGTGTCAGAAAACATCCTGTATATCCGGTATAAAAGTAAACGGAGATCCTATTGGGTCTCCGTTTTGCTTCTATGGGGTGAAAAGTTGAGGTTCTATCAAAATTAATTCAAATAACCATAATCCCTTCTTCCTAATAAGCAAGTGTTTCTGCTAAAATATGACTAAAGTCATTGTAATATCGGTGCCAAAAATAATAGATTTTTCATTATAAAAGCACAAATGTTCTTTCATATTATTTTTTAAGAGCAGGATGAGGGGTTTTTATGAAAATAGGAATAATCGGCGGCGGCTCAATAGGATTATTATTCTCTTATTACCTAAGCTTGCACAATGAGGTTTCTATATACACAAGGACACAGGAGCAAGCAGACCTAATTAACGAACATGGTCTTCATCTTGTAAAAGGTGGAATAGAGCAGGCTCCATTACAGGTAACTGCTGCCCCAATCCAGAAATGGAGGGGGGGCGAAGATTTAACTGTTGTAGCGGTGAAGCAGTACCAGCTCTCCGGTTTAATAACTGACCTGAAAGAAAAGGCCAAAGGAAGCATTCTTTTCCTTCAAAATGGCTATGGCCATATTAAAATGCTCTCGGAGCTGGCAGCAAATGATGTTTTTGTTGGTTCTGTTGAACATGGAGCTGTCAGAATGAACGGATATACAGTTCAGCACAATGGTGTGGGTGTAACCAGAACTGCAGTTTTTAGAGGAGATTCTGGCGTCCTTGGAGAATTATCTACAATAACAAGTTTTCCATTTATCCTGGAACGTGACTAC
It contains:
- a CDS encoding SepM family pheromone-processing serine protease translates to MSRKKSIGLSILAAILIMASALFYLPYYVTKPGMAKELEPIVEVEDGYDEEGSFMLTTVRMGRANIYAYVIAKLSKYQEIFPVEDIRAENESDEEYNIRQLHMMDNSKTSAIEVAYKKAGKPVGYNYKGVYVLRIMDGMPAEGKLMPGDLVFKVDGNEFESSDEFIEYVSSKKPGDKVELSYKRNGKTNSVEIPLKALDDGSNRPVVGIQLVDDKEIDVEPDVTVQSEEIGGPSAGLMFSLEIYNQLTEEDLTKGYEIAGTGTMSPDGTVGRIGGIQQKVVAADKAGAEIFFAPFEKGAKGSNYEEALIAAKDIGTKMKIVPVDTFDEAVSYLENLKEKSS
- a CDS encoding nucleotidyltransferase; amino-acid sequence: MKAVGVVVEYNPFHNGHLFHLQQAKEQTDADLSIAAMSGNFLQRGEPALVSKWARTKMALEAGVDIVFELPYRFATQHAETFAEGAVSILSAAGCDTLCFGSESGDLEAFTNTVAFLEENNEEFQSKIKFYTGEGHSYPKSIALSFQSLAPSESFIDISKPNNILGLHYIQAIIRQKSSMKAETITRKNAGYHDEHFASATIASATSIRKALFGSAGEIETIKQYVPETTYAQLINYRDQYGSFHSWENYWPLLKYKLTQSNPAELTEFYEVEEGLENRLLAAASASRSFQQFMESIKTKRYTWTRLQRVCLHILTNTRKDTMKTSEKTVSYLRLLGATEKGRSYLNSKKKDFSLPLVSKLSAFSDPDIELDIKASRIYALGQKDHGQEQLLTEEFSRPPIMLKDSRR
- a CDS encoding YceD family protein; translation: MKWTISQIQKHRNKDFLIDEFVRMDSIKETDPTIREVSPIHLTGRADISATRVTFHVRIDGHLILPCSRTLVDVKHPIDVETTETFMLNSHDYEADEEVHQVTGDVLDLEPIIREILLVEVPLQVYCDDSAGQEGAPQSGKDWEVIEEQEKSEKLDPRLAGLAKFFEDSKDSSD
- the rpmF gene encoding 50S ribosomal protein L32, with translation MAVPFRRTSKTAKRKRRTHFKLQVPGMVACPNCGEMKLAHRVCKACGTYKGKEVVND
- a CDS encoding enoyl-CoA hydratase/isomerase family protein yields the protein MDPYIISKEKDGVLLFTINRPDRRNAIDYDVMNGLEKAIELAAGNDVKVFAITGAGGQAFCSGGDLSAFHRLKTESQAYGMLSRMASILYKLLVLPKPTIAILNGSAVGGGCEIASACDFRIGREGMKAGFVQGNLAITTGWGGGSILLEKLPQNIAMKMLLDAKIYTAEELVEIGFIHHIYKEHPTDACLSFMEGSLNKETTVLEAYKTLMNKKWELLSMRERMEEEAARCAVLWEQEVHHDKVDEFMSKKNKNN
- a CDS encoding RsfA family transcriptional regulator; amino-acid sequence: MPLTRQDAWSQDEDLLLAEVVLRNIREGGTQLKAFDEVGKQLSRTAAACGFRWNSYVRKQYKSGIELAKKQRKEAKKQGKTQERAEEPAAPVSVAPSIPSEQEEQQSSLSIEAVKQYLDDLYEKAAAANSQDVQKDQIRGLEKQIYYLSAENEKLETQLRSMEEDYRALIDIMERAKKRVGPKSEDQQQRMNFQVEGKGNMEKVEK
- a CDS encoding N-acetyltransferase, which encodes MVNKVEKLKINYKTLEEFKKFKEYGHQELSMLEDLEANIVENDSDSPFYGIYFGDKLVARMSLYQVKKQFDRYFEPPQDYLELWKLEVLPNYQGKGYGKALVEFAKGFGLPIKTNPRVKSQDFWEKMDFTPVHYDVERDRGENPLVWYPAGVTEQLQ
- a CDS encoding acetyl/propionyl/methylcrotonyl-CoA carboxylase subunit alpha; the protein is MQKILIANRGEIALRIIRTCRELGVKTVAVYSDADKELPFVKEADSAYRIGEPPVQKSYLNAEEILRIAKEENVDGIHPGYGFLSENAEFARKVEKAGLAFIGPAPDTIEKMGDKIVARSTMEAAGVPVVPGSDQGLKTLEDAVRLAEKIGYPVMLKASGGGGGIGMVLCENEQALVKNYDSTKGRAKAYFGSDEVFIEKYIKNARHVEVQIFGDTHGNHVHMFERDCSVQRRHQKVIEEAPSPFLKEEARQKMYETAVKAAKAMDYVNAGTVEFIVDENENFYFLEMNTRLQVEHPVTETITGLDLVKWQILVARGEKLPLLQDEIIKNGWAIEFRLYAEDPVRFLPSPGKISEFSWLEAEGVRVDSGYESGSTVTPFYDPMVAKCIVGGSTREEAIQLAQEFFKTLKLEGIKSNAPLFAEILSEEGFKSGNYTTAYLTDRKMASK
- a CDS encoding acetyl-CoA carboxylase biotin carboxyl carrier protein subunit yields the protein MKEITANMAGTVLNVMVAAGDTVSEGQEVLMLESMKMEIPVESQGAGTVAEVKVNIGDFVNEGDILLVLE
- a CDS encoding acyl-CoA carboxylase subunit beta produces the protein MTTAKTLTDSLQEKVQQIEVGGQPKYHEKLAEQNKLFVRERLNLLFDEGVYEEDGKFANFQAGDLPADGVVTAIGKIGGQTVCVMANDSTVKAGSWGARTVEKIIRIQETAEKLKVPLLYLVDSAGARITDQLDMFPNRRGAGKIFYNQVKLSGVIPQICLLFGPSAAGGAYIPAFCDIVIMVDQNASMYLGSPRMAEKVIGEKVTLEEMGGARMHCSVSGVGDMLVYSEEEAIESAKRYLSYFPANFQSKTALVEGVAPKAGRSLEEIVPVNQNAPFDMYEGIDALIDEGSFFEIKKLFAPEIITGLARIDGRAVGIIANQPKVKGGVLFVDSADKAAKFITLCDAFHIPLLFLADVPGFMIGTKVERAGIIRHGAKLIAAMSSATVPKISVVVRKAYGAGLYAMAGPAFEPDCCIALPTAQIAVMGPEAAVNAVYSNKINQIEDPKEKIAFVQEKHQEYKESIDIYKLASELIVDDIVAANDLRNALIDRFKLYETKDMEFSVRKHPVYPV
- a CDS encoding 2-dehydropantoate 2-reductase translates to MKIGIIGGGSIGLLFSYYLSLHNEVSIYTRTQEQADLINEHGLHLVKGGIEQAPLQVTAAPIQKWRGGEDLTVVAVKQYQLSGLITDLKEKAKGSILFLQNGYGHIKMLSELAANDVFVGSVEHGAVRMNGYTVQHNGVGVTRTAVFRGDSGVLGELSTITSFPFILERDYKEMLIKKLVVNAVINPLTAILKVKNGKLIQNPFYFEIFKQLFDECAYVLELPNREQYFSNLMAVCEKTANNHSSMYKDIENGRQTENDAILGYLLELARSKNKKAPLIHNYYHCIKGKEHEREGA